GTGATGGTGTGtgcgcgtgtgtgtgtgtgggtcaGGGCATGGAGTGTGCCAGATGAACAAATTGTAACCACCTGATGAATTGTGAGAAAGTCACACACACGCAGactgattaatttgataaatgtaTGAAGCAACAGATAAATTCATGAAGATTAAGATTAAGAAAAATGCTAACCTTACATCCCAATGAACAAAAACGAAATGGGTCCAGTAGGCTTCTTCCACAAATTTCACAAATATGAGCAACTCCTTTTCCAGATTTTGGCTGTGGCCTCTCATTGAGAAACAAGACTCTAGCACTGTTTATCACATAGGTCTGAACTCCACTTGTGTCCAATACCTTCTGAATCTCCGAAACCCTCACTACATCATGATATGAAGATCTCCTTATCTGCCCATTgccaaagaaaaccaaaaaaagggaaaggaaaaccCATAAAATGATAAAGCCAACTtagacagacagacagacagacaggAGATACAGCCTCATTGTTCTAGCTAGAACCAGATATAGTgctataaacaaaaaacaaaaaaaaatggaaaatgtgAACAAGCTGACCTGAACCACTTGATGATCCTTGTGTCTAGAAGAGCGGCAATAGAAGCAAAATGCATCACCTTCACAGTCTAAGCAATACATATTGCATTCACTCCTTGCTGCATCTTCATGTGTCCGGCAGACAGTGAAAAATTGTGTGCTTAGCAATGACTCTAACCATGGCGGCACCAACATTTTATCCTATTAAACAAAATGCCCCACCCCACAAGAAATTAGTACAGAAcacccaaaaaagaagaagaaagaaagaaaatcatgagAGGGAGAGTAAATGATCAACATTACCATTTTCAAAGCTGAATTTGCCACATTAATGGGTTTCTCGAAGAAAGAATATGATTGTTTTGTCTAGTAGATGACAATGGAGAAGACTAGTTAGCTTAGAGATCAAAATGCAGAAGTATAGAGAGATAGAGAAGGAGAACCTAAAGGACCTGCAACTTCCAaatcaacaacaagaacaatGCCTAGACTTGGGGGCAAGACTCATTAACAAATGTGGTAATGTTGGGGATTGAACGGATGAGATTAATTGTGGTGGCTGAAGATTGTCTGCAGCCGTTAGATCACATAGACAAGGATGGGTGGGTTTGGCGCTTACGCTACTTTGGATCTTCTTTGCGTCTCTACGTAGGCACAAGGTCGGCCACTTGGCTACGAATGAACCTTGATTAGCTGTTCACACCAAAGATCCCATCCTATGCTTCCGCCACGTGTTTCAAGCATCCACGTGGCATCATCTGGAAGGGCCATACATTGATGAGCCCCGTTTTCCTATTCTGGCTGTTGCCGGGGAATATATCAGGAAATTAACAAATGCATCATGTGAAGATTGAGAGAAATTGACTCATGATGattgcctttttcttttcatctacTCAAATTTTATGAAACAGTCGTagtgttaaatataaaaatcttggaAACATTAAAtggaaattaaaacaataatcacAATTTTAATTTAGAACATTGCCTCGTTTGTGCCTTCTTTattaagtggaaaaaaaaagaaatcggTACCATTTTTTCTAGCATGCACACATTCaaacttattttaataaactattataaattttatagatCTAAAGACGGTTATTTACGTAAATATTGGcatgaattttatataatataataaaataggaTCATGTAAAACACCAACACATTTGGTAcgtgtaattttaaaaaataatgaaggtttttattttaattataaagaaaaaaacatataataagtAAGTGtgctttttgttaaaaatatggGTATGTgctttgtttaaaaaacaagtttcctTTTAAAATGACATTTACTTGCTTTGGTTTTAAAACATAGTAGCTATTAACTAAAtgttattttaagataaaaataaactaaaagtgGTTTTGCTTTAAAATCTAGTTAAATTTCTTTCACCTTTTTACAAAGTAATATTTAGTTTAAATAACCGATATTTCCTTCCAAATATTAACCATTGTATCTTTTCATGCATGTTTTATCAAGTAGGAGCATGCCCAACATTGTTAATTAACGATAACTTATTGAGGAGgaaaatttattgttgttttacttgtaaaataatttttttaattttattttttaatattaaattttttttattatgattttataatttggaTTACGAGTTTGTTATGttagcttggttttttttttatcatttttttagttgatttctttaaaataaaattttatccataaatatttgattgatttggctagacttcataattttttatagtttgctttctataaagttatcatgaTATCATTAACTAGGGTTGAAtcgtgttgttttttttttatgttttttttaattaataaatatatatatatatatatatatatatttaatttcatcattttaacattgagttgattgagaattgagcttcataatttattttaatttgttttatatcgGGTTATCCCAATCACTTGACTTGGGCTACATGCTTGGAACGTTAACTCGAATTTATTcgagttgtttgttttttttatcttattttaattgattttttttcactttcattctttaatattaggttgattgagaattgaatttcataatttgttttaatttgctttctttgaAGTTATCCTGATGTCAtgatttggattttgaatttaataggttaacttAAGCTAATTTAGattgatctaatatattttcgtctcaatattggattgattgagattaagtttcataaatatatattttttacttgtttttttataagattatcatgatTTCTATGAGCTTTATGGATAttgaattaagcttcataaatATTGAACTTAAGTAATGAGTTAGGCTGGTtgactaagttttttttcttttttttagttgatttttttaatttattcattcaatattgtattgatttcataatttattctgCTTTACattctataagattatcataGTCTGATGACTTAGATTACATGTTTGGTCAGttgatttgaatattttattgtctttctcttaattgatcttttttttaaaaaaattccatcattcaacattagattgattgaaaattaaactttataatttatttcaatttgctttctataaggttatcccaGTTTCAAGATCAAGGGTTAGTAAATTAACCCAGATTgacttaacttatttttttagttgaattgtgttttcaatttattattcatcatttgttgattgaaaattagatttaatatttttatttatttatttattttttattgagttattaatatttcatGATTTAGATAATAAATTTGGTAAGTTAAACTAAGTTAATCCTAGTCGAtctaaaatattgttattttaatattaaaaaaatataatattgaattttgaagGGCTCCGATAAAACAAACGCAGGTAGCTTGACCGTCAGGGATTCTTTATGCATAGTTTAGGCAGCATCAATCAATAACTTTATGctgtttattgaatttaatatagCTATATAAcagcgaaaaaaaaaaaacctacgcatctacaaaaagaaagagagggggagagatGAAGATAGAGTTGCCGGCGCAATATTGTGCTCGGTGGTTTCCAGCATGTCAAGAATATTGCAATCCTAAATAATGTTTACGAGACAGAAAGATTCTGAATTCCTATTAATATTCAAATATAATGATGTTGATTAGTGGTGGTGTGACCTCGCCAAACACAAAGTCTAAACACATCCATGAGGTGGATTATCAATTAATAATATTCCTATAGATCTTTTAATTATGAATCATTTTGTAGAGAATTTTTCCAATCAAAGCTTCCCAAAAAAACATACCCTAGTCTTTATATATGATCTagttatttatatttgttaggCTTGAAATTAAGGGGTTAATCAAGAGGCTAGCTCACC
The Populus nigra chromosome 3, ddPopNigr1.1, whole genome shotgun sequence genome window above contains:
- the LOC133688719 gene encoding protein RGF1 INDUCIBLE TRANSCRIPTION FACTOR 1-like — encoded protein: MDKMLVPPWLESLLSTQFFTVCRTHEDAARSECNMYCLDCEGDAFCFYCRSSRHKDHQVVQIRRSSYHDVVRVSEIQKVLDTSGVQTYVINSARVLFLNERPQPKSGKGVAHICEICGRSLLDPFRFCSLGCKLEGVKRNGDASFTLEAKNEALVGRREGISREEEDLREGSQQDIYPPTPPPPPSSARRRKGIPHRAPFGS